CCCATGCCTGCATTATTAAATAGAACATCAATGCGACCAAACTTTGCTTTTGTTTCTGCAAATAGCTTTTTTACTTGCTCTGGATTGCCCACATCGCATGACACAGCAAGACAGTTTTCATTGTTGCCGCCAATATCAACAATTGCTTTCTGCAATTTCTCTAAATTTCGCCCTGTGAGCACAACCTGATAGCCGCCTTTTAATAGGGCCTTGGCGGCTGCTCGTCCAATACCAGCGCCAGCGCCAGTAACTAAGGCTACTTTAGTTTTTATTTGGGTCATGATGTCTTTCTTAGTTTGTCTCTTAATGAATTAATACTTTTTATTCATTTAGCGTCAGTCTACGCTAAATGAAGTCCCTGACCTTAGTTTTTGATGCGCGCGCTTTTGCGCGTTCTTTCATAAAACGCATTGGGCTTCGTTTTGACCCATTGAATAAATCGTTGCATCTCAGGATGGTCTTGTAGAGCGACTGCATTATTAAATTGGTTGGCTAACTCAGTTTCGGTAAAGAGGGCATGAATTTGACGGTGACAAATGCGATGCAGAAATTCTGTGGTTCTGCCACCTTTGGATTTGGGAATAAGGTGGTGAGCATCCTGCTGGGATGCTGGAATCGGGCGATCACAAATCGGGCATATGACCTCTTGGAACTTTGTCATTTCCCTTGGGGCTTGCGAGATCAATTTTCGACGAATTTTGCCAATCATCTTGAATTGCAGAATTAATGGATCAATACGAGTTTATTGAATAAGTCTTAAACTTGCAGGATGGCAAAAGTTCCATCTAAATCCCTATCCGAATCAGACCTATCCCGCCTGATCGAGATGGCTTGGGAGGATAGAACGCCATTTGAAGCCATTGAAGCAACATTTGGATATTCAGAGCCTCAAGTGATTCAATTAATGCGCCGAGAACTCAAGAGGGGTTCATTTGATTTATGGAGAGAGCGAGTCTCCGGCAGAGTCACAAAGCATATAGCACTCCGAAGCAAATTGGTTCAACGTGCTTATTGCCCAACTCAATATAAGAATAAATGAGCAAACCTAAAAGACTGGTGTTGATTCTTGGCGATCAGCTGGATAGGCAGAGCTCTGCTTTAAAGGATTTTGACTTTAAGCATGATGAAGTAGTGATGATTGAGTCAATCCCAGAGGCTCAAGTGGTATTGTCCCACAAAGCCAAGATTGCTTTATTTCTATCGGCTATGCGCCACTTTGCTAAAGAACTTGTCGGAGAAGGATATGCAGTTCATTACGTACGCGACTCAAAATTATCGATAGTCGATACCCTCAAAACATTATTAAAGCAAAAAAATATTACTCATTTAATTTGTGTCGAGCCTGGAGAGTGGCGCCTTAAGATTGCCATTGAAGATTTAGCGAAAGGCTCTGGTCTGCAGTTAGATATGCGCGAGGATGAACACTTTTATTGCAGTCATCGGGAGTTTAGAGAGTGGGCCGCCAATAAAAAAGAGTTACGTCTTGAGTTTTTCTACAGGCTCATGCGTAAAACGCACAACATTCTTTTGGATAAAGAGGGCAATCCCGAAGGCGGTCAGTGGAACTTTGACCAAGATAATCGCAAACCATATCCTAAATCAGGTCCCGGCATTATTGAGGCGCCTATTCTGTTTGAGCCTGATGAAATTACAAAAGAGGTGCTTGCATATGTGGAGGAAAATCATTCTGAGCACCCAGGTTCACTTGAGCACTTTCGTTGGCCGGTAAACAGAGATCAGGCTTTGGAGGCTTTGCAGTACTTTGTGGACTATCGCCTCAGAAATTTTGGCATTTACCAAGATGCGATGTGGACAGACACTCCTTATGGGTGGCACTCTATTTTGTCGAGCTCCTTAAATCTCAAGCTACTCAATCCACGCGAGGTTATTTCTACCGTCTTGGATGCTTGGAAGAAATATTCCCTTGATCTATCAACTGTTGAGGGATTCATTCGTCAAATATTGGGCTGGCGTGAATTTGTTCGGGGTATGTATTACCTTGATATGCCCAAAATGGCCCAAGATAATTACTATAGCCATCAACGCGCTTTGCCGGATTGGTATTGGACTGGCAAAACAAAAATGCGTTGTATGCAAGATGCCGTTGGTCATACACTCAAATATGGATATGCTCACCATATTCAGCGCCTAATGGTAACTGGCAACTTTGCATTATTGGCCGAGATATTGCCGTCCGCTGTCTGTGATTGGTATTTAGCAGTTTATGTAGATGCGATTGAGTGGGTTGAGTTACCCAACACTGCTGGAATGGCCTTATTTGCTAATGGCGGACGTTTTACAAGCAAGCCCTATATCGCCAGTGGCGCTTACATTAAGCGCATGAGTAACTACTGTGGGGGCTGTCAATATAAGCCTGATGTACGGTTTGGTGAAAATGCTTGCCCTGTGACAACTCTATACTGGAATTTCTTAATCAAACATCGCAAGCAATTTGATAGCAATCCGCGTACGCGATTGATGACGGCAAATCTGAAGAAGATAAATGATGCCGATCAATCTGCAATAGTTGAGCATGCCCAACAAGTATTAAATAATCTGAATCATTTATAAATTCCATGAAGTCATCTTTTAAGGGTAATAAATCTTACCTACCAAGAAAGATTTGTGTTGTTTGTAAAAAGGAAATGACTTGGCGAAAGTCTTGGGAGAAAAACTGGGAGTCGATTAAGTACTGCTCTGATGCCTGCCGGAAGCGCTCTGGTAATTCTCAAGCCTAGACCGTTCTTACCAGGGCAACCTTTCTCCAGAGTAAGAAATAAAGCCACCAGAATCTTTTGCCTCAATGCTCTTCATGACATTTAGCATATCGGTACAGGCATCAATTGCGGGTCTACCGATTTGTTGGCCCTTGAATGGTTTGGATAGCCTAGAGTTCACAGTGCCAGGATGCATTGCGATAAGGGCAATATTGGGTTTGGTCCTTGCAAGCTCAATCGAAGCTGTTTTGATGAGCATATTCAATGCCGCTTTAGAGCTACGATAGCTATACCAACCTCCAAGACGGTTATCTTCAATGCTGCCCACCTTTGCGGAAAGCGTCACCATCAAACTTCCCAAGGGATCTAATAGAGGTAAAAAATGACGCATGGTTAATCCGGGTCCAATGGCGTTTATTTGCATAAGCTCAATGAGCTGTTCAGACTTGAGGTCATCCAATCGTTTTTCAGGCATCCAGCGATCTGTATGCAAAACTCCGATCGTATTAATAATTAGCTGATAGGGATCTTGTTGGGCTAGCGAGCTTGCACAAGTTTGAATAGTCTCGGGATCGAGATAATCAATGGCGGGTATAGATTTACGGTGAATACCTGCAACCCCGATACAAGAAGGGTCATTGTTTAGAAGCTCAACAAATGCTGATCCAATCGTTCCCGAGGAGCCGATGACTAGTGCGCGAAAGGGCTTGGATAGAATTTGCAAAGTTTTATTAAATTAATTGTTGCCCTGCCAGTTTATTCAATAAGTCTTACACTTGCTTCATGGCTGGCAATTTACAACAACTCACCTTGTTTTACGATGGCGCATGCCCTTTGTGCCAGGCTGAAATTTTGTTTTTATCTGGCCGGAATCAAGAAAATCTATTGCGCTTTGTGGATATCCACTCGAGCCAATATGATCCTGAAAAAGTCGGGGTTACTTGTGAGCAAGCCTTAGCTGCAATGTATGGACAGTATGCTGATGGTTCCCTGGTTCAAGGTGCGGCGGTATTCCCTGAGGCCTACAGAAGGGCCAACCTTCGTTTTTTAACCTGGCTTTTCTCCAGAAAATCTCTGCAACCATTTCTGAGATTTTCTTATCAAGTCTTTGCTAAAAATCGGCATGCGATTTCCAGTGTCATTGGACCTATTGCTTTACGTTTGGTACAGAAAAAATAATGAAATATTTTGCAAAGTTATTTTTGGCTGCAGTACTGCTGGTGGCTTATGCAATGAACTTCACTAGTTTTGCCCGTGATCTGGTATACATAGACCAGGTGCTCAATCCTGCAAAACTTCAAGGAAGTGGCAAGCTTACTTGGTGGGGCTTGCATATTTATGATGCCAGCTTTTATCGAGCTGGCTCGTTCAGCTCACCTGAGTTTGCCTTACATCTTCAGTATCACAAATCTCTGAGTGGGCTTGCTATTGCCAATCGCTCTGCAGAGGAAATGAGTAAGTTAGGTGTTCCTGATACCCAAGCCCAGCTTTGGGGAAAGCAATTGGCGATATTTTTGCCAAACGTAGAACCAGGTCAAAGTTTGACAGCAATCTATAACCCCAAACAAGGAACTACTTTCTATTTCGATGGGAATCCGTTGGCGCAAATTGCTGGCGCGGATTTTTCAAAAGCATTTTTTGGGATCTGGCTTGATCCAAAAACCAGTGCTCCCAAATTACGGGAGCAACTATTGGGGCAACACTGCCCGCCACCTTTATTGCAGGAGTCGTGTAAGCAATGAAAAGCTTATCTAAAAGTCTATCAACATTCATTTTCTGCTCATCTCTTTTATTAGGGTGCGCGGGACCTCAGGTATCTCAATATGCCAATGAAAAGCCAACTCTTGATTTAAGTGAGTATTTCAATGGCACGATTGACGCTTACGGCATTTTCACGAATCGAAGTGGTGAGGTGGTCAAGCGTTTTACCGTGCTAATGCAGGCTAGTTGGAAAGTAGTGGATGGCAAAAAAGTAGGCACTTTGGATGAGAGTTTTGAATATTCAGATGGCACTAAACAAAAGCGTATTTGGGTGATTACCGAAGTTTCACCGGGCAAGTATGTTGGCAGAGCTGACGATGTAGTGGGTGATGCTAGTGGCACTGCTGCAGGTAATGCCCTCAATTGGGCTTATACGCTAGCGCTACCTGTGGATGGCACGATCTATCACGTTCAGTTCGACGACTGGATGTATCTCATGAACTCAAAAGTGATGATCAATAAAGCCAAGATGAGCAAGTTTGGTATTGAGCTTGGCGAGGTGACTCTGAGCTTCTACAAGCGTTAATGTCAATAGATAACGGATTACCCAAATAAAACCCCCAGACATGACTCTGGGGTTTTTATTTTGTTGCTGCGAATAATGCTACTTATGCAGCAACCTCAGCCGGCTCTTCCTCGGTAACCGAATGGCGAATCAAGTAATCAAACGCGCCTAGAGAAGCTTTTGCACCTTCGCCCATGGCAATGATGATTTGCTTGTAGGGAACGGTGGTGCAATCGCCTGCTGCAAATACGCCTGGAACAGAGGTTTCACCTTTTGCATCCACCATAATCTCTCCGCGTGGAGATAGTTCTATCGTCCCTTTGAGCCATTCGGTGTTTGGTAACAAACCAATTTGTACAAAGATGCCTTCTAGCTCAACTGTATGTTCGGCATTATTAGTGCGATCTTGATAGCGTAGGCCGTTAACCTTGCTGCCATCGCCCAATACTTCTTTAGTAAGCGCGCTCTTGATAACGGTCACATTAGTTAGGCTTAATAGCTTTTTCTGTAATACAGCGTCAGCACGCAATTGATTATCAAACTCAATCAAGGTGACATGGCTCACAATACCTGCCAAATCAATTGCTGCCTCAACCCCAGAATTACCCCCGCCAATTACTGCAACGCGCTTACCTTTGAATAAAGGGCCATCACAGTGTGGGCAGTAGGCAACGCCTTTGTTGC
This DNA window, taken from Polynucleobacter sp. MWH-UH25E, encodes the following:
- a CDS encoding thiol-disulfide oxidoreductase DCC family protein encodes the protein MAGNLQQLTLFYDGACPLCQAEILFLSGRNQENLLRFVDIHSSQYDPEKVGVTCEQALAAMYGQYADGSLVQGAAVFPEAYRRANLRFLTWLFSRKSLQPFLRFSYQVFAKNRHAISSVIGPIALRLVQKK
- a CDS encoding HNH endonuclease, which produces MTKFQEVICPICDRPIPASQQDAHHLIPKSKGGRTTEFLHRICHRQIHALFTETELANQFNNAVALQDHPEMQRFIQWVKTKPNAFYERTRKSARIKN
- a CDS encoding SDR family NAD(P)-dependent oxidoreductase, with product MQILSKPFRALVIGSSGTIGSAFVELLNNDPSCIGVAGIHRKSIPAIDYLDPETIQTCASSLAQQDPYQLIINTIGVLHTDRWMPEKRLDDLKSEQLIELMQINAIGPGLTMRHFLPLLDPLGSLMVTLSAKVGSIEDNRLGGWYSYRSSKAALNMLIKTASIELARTKPNIALIAMHPGTVNSRLSKPFKGQQIGRPAIDACTDMLNVMKSIEAKDSGGFISYSGERLPW
- a CDS encoding DUF3833 domain-containing protein codes for the protein MKSLSKSLSTFIFCSSLLLGCAGPQVSQYANEKPTLDLSEYFNGTIDAYGIFTNRSGEVVKRFTVLMQASWKVVDGKKVGTLDESFEYSDGTKQKRIWVITEVSPGKYVGRADDVVGDASGTAAGNALNWAYTLALPVDGTIYHVQFDDWMYLMNSKVMINKAKMSKFGIELGEVTLSFYKR
- a CDS encoding chalcone isomerase family protein — encoded protein: MKYFAKLFLAAVLLVAYAMNFTSFARDLVYIDQVLNPAKLQGSGKLTWWGLHIYDASFYRAGSFSSPEFALHLQYHKSLSGLAIANRSAEEMSKLGVPDTQAQLWGKQLAIFLPNVEPGQSLTAIYNPKQGTTFYFDGNPLAQIAGADFSKAFFGIWLDPKTSAPKLREQLLGQHCPPPLLQESCKQ
- a CDS encoding TIGR03643 family protein, translating into MAKVPSKSLSESDLSRLIEMAWEDRTPFEAIEATFGYSEPQVIQLMRRELKRGSFDLWRERVSGRVTKHIALRSKLVQRAYCPTQYKNK
- a CDS encoding cryptochrome/photolyase family protein codes for the protein MSKPKRLVLILGDQLDRQSSALKDFDFKHDEVVMIESIPEAQVVLSHKAKIALFLSAMRHFAKELVGEGYAVHYVRDSKLSIVDTLKTLLKQKNITHLICVEPGEWRLKIAIEDLAKGSGLQLDMREDEHFYCSHREFREWAANKKELRLEFFYRLMRKTHNILLDKEGNPEGGQWNFDQDNRKPYPKSGPGIIEAPILFEPDEITKEVLAYVEENHSEHPGSLEHFRWPVNRDQALEALQYFVDYRLRNFGIYQDAMWTDTPYGWHSILSSSLNLKLLNPREVISTVLDAWKKYSLDLSTVEGFIRQILGWREFVRGMYYLDMPKMAQDNYYSHQRALPDWYWTGKTKMRCMQDAVGHTLKYGYAHHIQRLMVTGNFALLAEILPSAVCDWYLAVYVDAIEWVELPNTAGMALFANGGRFTSKPYIASGAYIKRMSNYCGGCQYKPDVRFGENACPVTTLYWNFLIKHRKQFDSNPRTRLMTANLKKINDADQSAIVEHAQQVLNNLNHL
- a CDS encoding DUF2256 domain-containing protein, coding for MKSSFKGNKSYLPRKICVVCKKEMTWRKSWEKNWESIKYCSDACRKRSGNSQA